TTGGGTGCTGTGGCAAAAGACGGCATGCCTAATATTCCGGGAATGGACTTATTTAAGTAATTTCCAACAGGATAAACATAAAATAAAAAAGGCAGATTGTACAATCTGCCTTTTTTATTTTATAGTAATGGTGCTTTTTATTTATACGCGCTTTCTTTTTTGAAATGTACCGTTAATAAGTAATACACAACCGCTCTGTATTTGTTTTTATTGGAACGGCCGTACTTTTCGATTACGATATCGATACCTTTATCCAGATCCGGACCGTCTTTTAATCCTAATTTTTTAATTAAGAAGTTATTCTTAACAGTAGCCAGCTCCGTTTCGGAAGTTCCGGAAACCGTCGAAGAATCCGCATTGTAAATGGACGGACCGCAACCGATGGTTACTTTTGTTAATAAATCCATGTTGGGAGTTACGCCACACTTCTCTTTTAAATCCGCTGCGTATTTTGCAATTAATTCATCTCTTTTACTCATAATATAAATTATTTTGTGTTATATAAATGATTTACTCTCTTTCAAATTTAACAAAATAAAACCAAAACAAGCCCCATTTCAAAACTATTTTCTCGAATTCTATGTTAAGTTTTTGAAATATTCCAATAATACACTGTCATTTACTGTTGTTGGCGTATGAATTTCAAACAGTACAGGCTGCGAATTTTCCTGTAAGACTTCCGGAAGCACCATTTCTAGTGCCTCAAGGTCTGTAGCCTGATAATATTTAAAATGATACATTGAAGCCAGTTGCTCCGCCGTAAAGTTATGGGTGGTTTCAAAAAAGGTATTGAATACTTCCGTTTCCTGATGTCCGGGTAAAATCCTGAAAATACCACCGCCCTGATTGTTGATCAGAATGATTTTAAAATTTTTAGGGATATAGGCATTCCAAAGTGCATTACTGTCATAAAAGAAGCTGATATCTCCGGTAATCAGGATGTTTTCTTTCATACTGGCAACAGCTGCTCCAATGGCTGTAGTGGTACTGCCGTCGATTCCGCTGGTGCCGCGGTTGCAAAAAACCTCGATAGACGGGTCGATAGCAAACAATTGTGCATAACGGATAGCCGAACTGTTGCTGATTTGCAGCTGGCTGTTTTGCGGTAATGCCGGCAGTATCGTTTCAAATACTTTAAAATCGCTGTACGGAATCCGGGCACTATACTCCCGATGTTTGACTTCCCGCAAGGCTTTAAGCGCTACGGCATTTTCCAGGTAATCACTGGCAACCGCTGCTGTACCCGGTAAAAATCCGTTAAAAAACGTATTGGGTGTGCATTCAAAATGTCTGGTCAGGCTGCCAAAAGTATCGTAAGCCCTTAAAGTATCGATATGCCAGTGGGCTTCCGGTTTGTATTTTCGTAAAAAGGCTTTTACCCTTTTGGAAACAACCATACCGCCAATGGTAATTAAAATTTCAGGCTGAAACGCTTTAAAATCATCTTCTGAAAACGGAGTAATAATGGTATCGATATTGCCGATAAAATGAGGATGATGCAAATTCGATGTTGCTTCTTTCATCACCACTACTGAAGCATCAGCCGCAAGCCGGGCAATAATAGTCTGATCGATACTGTCCGGGTCATTGACACCAACTAAAATCAGTTTCTTTTTAGCCTTGTTCCATTGCTCCGTATAAGGTTTTAAATCCGGGAGCTGTTCCGGGAGCAGTACCGGAGGCAAAACCTGTGTTGTTACCGTAGCCACCTCAACCGTTTCATATAAAGGTTCTTCAAAAGGCGCATTGATATGAACCGGACCTCTTTTAACAATAGCCTGATTGATGGCTTCATTAATTTCCAGATCATTTGCTTCCGAAGCTTCCTCGGTAAGATTGGCACTGTACAGTATATGGTTTGCATAAACATTACGCTGGCGAATGGTCTGTCCGTCGCCAATATCAATTTTTGAAGTAGGACGGTCCGCCGATATGATAACAATAGGCAACTGGCTGTAAAACGCTTCCGCAACTGCCGGATAATAGTTTAGCAGTGCCGAGCCCGAAGTGCAAACCACGGCAACCGGACGCTTTAACTGCTGCGCCATACCCACTGCCATAAAAGCAGCACAGCGTTCATCGGCAATACTATAACAGTTAAATTCTTTATTTCCGACAAACCCTATTGTTAAAGGTGCATTTCTGGAACCCGGAGAGATGATAATATCAAGTAATCCTTTGGCTTTACAAATTTCAATAATACTTTGTGCCAAAGGTATTTTAGGATACGACATTTTATATTTGAAGTTTAAATTGAGCGTCTCAAAAACGCAAAACAAATTTAGTGTTCTATTATCAATTTCTTTCAAAAAAAGTGTGAAACTTTATATCTTTGATGGTATAAACACAGCCATGAATATATCCATCAGACCCTTTACAGACAGCGATTTGCCGTATGTCCTTGAAATCATAAATCATGAAATCAAAAACAGTGTTTCCATATACGATTATGAACCCAGAACACTACAGGAACAGGAAATCATCATACAGGACAAAAGAAAATACGATTTTCCTTTCCTGGTAGCGGTTATAAACGATGTGGCTGTAGGTTTTGGTACCTATGGTTTTTTCCGCTTTAAAGAGGGCTATAAATACACTGTTGAACATTCTATCTATATCGATCAGCAGCATACCGGAAAAGGTATCGGAAAACTATTATTGGCCGAATTGATCGCGATAGCCAAAGCACAAAACAAACATACCATGATCGGAGTCATCGATACGGAAAATACCGGAAGTATTCTGTTTCACCAAAAATCCGGATTTGAAATGGCAGGCATCTTAAAGGAGAATGCCTATAAATTTGACCGGTGGCTGGATACCGCATTTCTACAGTTAATGTTATAAAAAAAGCTCCCGTTGCGGGAGCTTTTCTTTCTTGTTTTTATCGTAATTAACCTTTAATCCAGTTCACTACTTCCGGGCTGTCCGGTAATGTTTTCGGGTGGATTACCTTAACCAGCTGTCCTTTTTCATTAATCAGGTATTTCTGAAAATTCCATTCCACCTGGCTGTCTTCCAGACCGTTTTTCGCTTTTTCGGTCAGGAAATGGTATAACGGATGCATGTCCTCCCCTTTTACGGATATTTTTTCCATCATTGGAAAAGTCACACCGTAATTTTTAGAACAGAACGTAGCGATCTCTTTATTGCTTCCCGGTTCCTGAGCGCCAAAATTATTGGCCGGAAATCCGATAATCACGAAATTCTTGTTTTTATATTCCGTGTACAGCTTTTGCAATTGCTCGTATTGTGGTGTCAATCCGCATTCTGACGCGGTATTTACGACCATCACTTTTTTCCCTTTCAGGGACGCAAAATCAAAAGTTTTACCTTCGATATCTTTTACTTTAAACTGGTAAATGTTTTCGGTGTTCATCGTAGTCATTTTTTCGGTTGAAAGTGGTTTGTCTTTATGCTGCGCCTGATTCTGGAAACTGAACAAAAAGAGTGCACAACACGTTAATATTACTTTTTTCATGGTTGATTTTTTCCAAAATTAATCATTTTATTATTTCGCAAATACTAAACAAATCATAATTATTCTGCCGGATTTTTACTAAAAAGCAGCACGGAATAAGCTACTCCGGTTACCCATCATCAACAGGCCGGTTAACCGCACTGAGAGGCCATTTTTTTCAATATTGCCCACTGTTTCAGGGCTTTTCTGGCTTCAACCGCCGGATAGCCCAATACCGTTATTCCAGCTTCCACATCGCCGGTTACTCCGGAACCTGCTCCCACTACGGCACCATCTTTAATGGTAACATGGTCTTTTATCGAGGCACTGCCGCCAATAATCACACCATTGCCCAATGTTACGGAACCTGCCAGACCGCTATTGCCGGCCATGATACAGAATTTCCCCAACACACTGTTATGCCCTATCTGTACTAAATTATCTATTTTGCAGCCATCACCAATAATGGTTGAACTGAACTTCCCTCTGTCTACACAGGAACCGGAGCCAATTTCGACACCATTGCCAATAACTACATTTCCGATTTGCGGAATTTTTACCAAACCACGCTCCGGACAGGCTCTGAAACCAAAACCGTCTGCTCCTATAGTCGCATTGGGATGCAGAATACAGCAAGCGCCAATATGACAACGCTCGCGGACAACCACTCCCGACCATATAATGGTTTGAGCACCAATGGTACATTCATCCAGAATGGTTACATTAGGATAAATCGTAACATTCTTACCAATAACAACGCCGGCACCAATATAGCAACCTGCCCCGACCTTTACTCCTTCTTCAAGAATGGCATCCGGGTGGATAACCGCTGTATCATGTATCGGATTGTCAAAAACCGGAGCCGATTTTGCAAAAAGCTCCAATACCTGCGACATGGCTAAATCGGCATTCTGAACTTTAATAAAAACACGGTTCTCACCGGGCTCAATAGAAATTTCATTATTGACCACCGCTACAGAAGCTTTGGAAGCCATCCAGAATTTTTCATATTTTTTATGTCCGATAAACGATATCTGATTTTGATCAGCCAGTTCCAACTGTTCGGGTGAGGAAATACTATGAGTGGTATCGCCTATGATACTTCCCCGAAGTACTGCATTGATTTCTTGTACGGAGTACGATTTCATAATTTGGAAAAATTAAATCTGCTTGTGCAGAATAGTAAAACAAATACTACATATTACTGTTTTCCAAATTAAATAAGTATAAGAGGAAGTCAATATTATCTGTGTGTATAACGCGTAAAGATATATTTTATTATAAAGGATTCACTATAATTTCTAAATTATTGCAATAAAAAGAACAAATCATTATCAATTATTTAAAATTTACCATTTCTTAATAGTAATTTTATTACTGATCGTAACCGTTACTGATTTACATTTCTTATAGACTTCTCCTGATAGCCATCCCTTTACAGCAGCAGCTTATCGTCCTTCCTGTGGGTTGTAAA
This region of Flavobacterium inviolabile genomic DNA includes:
- a CDS encoding DUF2853 family protein, translating into MSKRDELIAKYAADLKEKCGVTPNMDLLTKVTIGCGPSIYNADSSTVSGTSETELATVKNNFLIKKLGLKDGPDLDKGIDIVIEKYGRSNKNKYRAVVYYLLTVHFKKESAYK
- a CDS encoding thiamine pyrophosphate-dependent enzyme, which produces MDPSIEVFCNRGTSGIDGSTTTAIGAAVASMKENILITGDISFFYDSNALWNAYIPKNFKIILINNQGGGIFRILPGHQETEVFNTFFETTHNFTAEQLASMYHFKYYQATDLEALEMVLPEVLQENSQPVLFEIHTPTTVNDSVLLEYFKNLT
- a CDS encoding GNAT family N-acetyltransferase, with amino-acid sequence MNISIRPFTDSDLPYVLEIINHEIKNSVSIYDYEPRTLQEQEIIIQDKRKYDFPFLVAVINDVAVGFGTYGFFRFKEGYKYTVEHSIYIDQQHTGKGIGKLLLAELIAIAKAQNKHTMIGVIDTENTGSILFHQKSGFEMAGILKENAYKFDRWLDTAFLQLML
- a CDS encoding glutathione peroxidase, with the translated sequence MKKVILTCCALFLFSFQNQAQHKDKPLSTEKMTTMNTENIYQFKVKDIEGKTFDFASLKGKKVMVVNTASECGLTPQYEQLQKLYTEYKNKNFVIIGFPANNFGAQEPGSNKEIATFCSKNYGVTFPMMEKISVKGEDMHPLYHFLTEKAKNGLEDSQVEWNFQKYLINEKGQLVKVIHPKTLPDSPEVVNWIKG
- the lpxD gene encoding UDP-3-O-(3-hydroxymyristoyl)glucosamine N-acyltransferase, with amino-acid sequence MKSYSVQEINAVLRGSIIGDTTHSISSPEQLELADQNQISFIGHKKYEKFWMASKASVAVVNNEISIEPGENRVFIKVQNADLAMSQVLELFAKSAPVFDNPIHDTAVIHPDAILEEGVKVGAGCYIGAGVVIGKNVTIYPNVTILDECTIGAQTIIWSGVVVRERCHIGACCILHPNATIGADGFGFRACPERGLVKIPQIGNVVIGNGVEIGSGSCVDRGKFSSTIIGDGCKIDNLVQIGHNSVLGKFCIMAGNSGLAGSVTLGNGVIIGGSASIKDHVTIKDGAVVGAGSGVTGDVEAGITVLGYPAVEARKALKQWAILKKMASQCG